One stretch of Besnoitia besnoiti strain Bb-Ger1 chromosome Unknown contig00099, whole genome shotgun sequence DNA includes these proteins:
- a CDS encoding cytochrome b (encoded by transcript BESB_086160) codes for MSLFRAHLVFYRCALNLNSSYNFGFLVAITFVLQIITGITLAFRYTSEASCAFASVQHLVREVAAGWEFRMLHATTASFVFLCILIHMSRGMYNSSYSYLTTAWMSGLVLYLLTIATAFLGYVLPWGQMSFWGATVITNLLSPIPYLVPWLLGGYYVSDVTLKRFFVLHFILPFVGCILIVLHIFYLHLNGSSNPAGIDSALKVAFYPHMLMTDAKCLSYLIGLIFLQTAFGLIELSHPDNSIPVNRFVTPLHIVPEWYFLAYYAVLKVIPSKTGGLLVFMLSTCQ; via the coding sequence atgagtctattccgggcacacctcgtcttttatcggtgtgctctcaatctaaattcatcttataactttggtttcttagttgcaattacctttgtactccaaataattacaggtatcactttagcgttccgatatacttctgaagcatcttgtgcatttgctagtgttcaacatctagttagagaggtagcagcaggatgggaatttaggatgttgcatgcaacaactgcttctttcgtcttcttgtgtatcttaatacacatgtctcgaggtatgtataactccagctatagttatttaactactgcttggatgtctggtttagttttatatctacttactatagccactgctttcctcggttatgtactaccatggggacagatgagtttctggggtgctacagtcattactaatctcctttctccaataccatatttagtaccttggttactcggtggatactatgtatctgatgtaacattaaaacgattctttgtattgcactttatattaccttttgtaggttgcattctaattgtattacacatcttctatttacatttaaatggttctagtaaccctgcaggtattgattccgcacttaaagtagccttctatcctcatatgttaatgaccgatgctaaatgtctatcctatctaattggtttaattttcttacaaacggcttttggtttgattgaattatcgcacccagataactccataccagtgaaccggtttgtaactccgcttcatatcgtacctgaatggtactttttagcatattatgcggtgttaaaagtaatcccatccaaaaccggtggtttgttagtatttatgttatcaacatgtcaatga